Proteins encoded in a region of the Paenibacillus sp. W2I17 genome:
- a CDS encoding histidine phosphatase family protein: MQSIYLIRHAKATGQEPHAELTDEGIRQAEKLADILAHHSITYIVSSPWKRAVQTAMPLGIAMLQHIRTDERLQERVLSSLDLPNWMDVLKRTYDDVDWVEEGGESSRNAAARGMALLEELWSRPEQHGAVVTHGNLLSLLIREYEPSFGYEEWAKLSNPDVYVLERQRPDEGLSTIRRIWTD, encoded by the coding sequence ATGCAGTCCATTTATCTTATCCGTCACGCCAAGGCCACAGGGCAGGAACCCCATGCAGAGCTTACAGATGAAGGGATCAGGCAGGCTGAAAAGCTTGCAGATATCTTGGCTCATCATTCCATAACGTATATTGTCTCCAGTCCATGGAAAAGGGCCGTTCAGACTGCTATGCCACTGGGCATAGCAATGCTGCAACATATACGTACGGATGAACGTCTCCAGGAGAGGGTACTTAGCTCTCTTGATCTGCCTAACTGGATGGATGTATTGAAACGTACATACGATGATGTGGATTGGGTGGAAGAAGGCGGGGAATCTTCGAGAAACGCGGCTGCAAGGGGGATGGCACTACTGGAAGAGTTGTGGAGCAGACCGGAACAGCATGGGGCCGTGGTTACACATGGGAACTTATTATCACTGCTTATTCGTGAGTATGAACCATCCTTTGGTTATGAAGAGTGGGCCAAACTGTCTAACCCGGATGTGTATGTGCTGGAGAGACAACGACCAGATGAAGGGCTGTCCACCATTCGAAGAATTTGGACAGATTAA
- a CDS encoding type I phosphomannose isomerase catalytic subunit yields MSTPYPLQFQPEFKERVWGGRALEQFGLTPPEGHIGEGWMIADHPNGTTKVLNGALAGKGLDEVREQLGTEWLGTKGVSEKGGRFPLLIKLLDCNDDLSVQVHPTDDYEALPPGELGKTEMWYVLDAKPGAHIIYGLNDGVDRATLKEALENGTVMDTLRQVPVEAGDTFFIPAGTVHALCAGVVVAEIQQNSDTTYRIYDYNRPGLDGKPRELHVEDSLNVTAYEGAGASTMKTNNATPGEWLKLAECPYFVVEKGIVNKRWELSTNPDSFTILVVCEGEGTLEWAHAESDSIELKAGQCYLLPANLGSYTLNGNTTVLRSYLP; encoded by the coding sequence ATGTCTACGCCATACCCATTACAATTCCAACCTGAGTTCAAAGAACGTGTGTGGGGCGGTCGTGCGCTGGAGCAATTCGGCCTTACGCCCCCTGAAGGACATATCGGAGAAGGATGGATGATTGCGGATCATCCCAACGGTACAACCAAGGTATTAAATGGAGCACTGGCTGGCAAAGGTCTGGATGAAGTTCGTGAACAACTGGGCACCGAATGGCTTGGAACCAAAGGCGTCTCTGAAAAAGGCGGCCGTTTCCCCCTTCTGATTAAGCTGCTTGACTGCAACGATGACCTGTCCGTTCAGGTTCATCCAACAGACGATTATGAGGCACTTCCTCCAGGCGAGCTTGGCAAAACAGAAATGTGGTATGTACTCGACGCAAAACCGGGCGCACACATCATCTATGGCTTGAACGACGGCGTTGATCGGGCAACATTAAAAGAAGCATTGGAAAACGGCACGGTGATGGATACCCTTCGTCAGGTACCTGTAGAGGCCGGCGATACGTTCTTTATCCCTGCGGGAACAGTGCATGCGCTCTGTGCAGGTGTCGTTGTCGCTGAGATTCAGCAAAACTCGGATACGACGTACCGCATATACGATTATAATCGTCCAGGGCTGGATGGCAAACCACGTGAGTTGCATGTTGAAGACTCATTAAATGTCACCGCCTATGAGGGCGCAGGTGCCTCAACGATGAAAACAAATAACGCTACTCCTGGTGAATGGCTCAAGCTTGCGGAATGCCCTTATTTTGTAGTTGAAAAAGGTATTGTGAATAAACGTTGGGAACTCTCCACCAATCCTGACAGCTTCACGATTCTCGTTGTCTGTGAAGGAGAAGGAACTTTGGAGTGGGCACATGCTGAATCAGACAGCATTGAATTGAAAGCTGGACAATGTTATCTCTTGCCAGCCAATCTGGGTTCTTATACATTGAACGGGAATACCACTGTTCTTCGCTCTTATCTACCCTAA
- a CDS encoding class I SAM-dependent methyltransferase: protein MGFLSVLSCAHQWIASRLQPGDLAIDATVGTGADTLFLAQQVGRRGQVIGFDIQSEALTLAQARIRKQNDEAKLGSISMLQLSHDRMAEAVPESWLGTVGAVMFNLGYLPSESADSSIITETDSTIAALEAALALLRPRGIITVVLYPGHDGGAQEAEAVLDWSSALPVEQAQVVIYRQLQRETSPFLIGIEKK from the coding sequence ATGGGCTTTCTTTCGGTTCTCAGCTGTGCGCATCAGTGGATTGCTTCCCGTCTGCAGCCAGGTGATCTGGCGATAGATGCAACGGTGGGTACAGGAGCAGACACACTATTTTTGGCACAACAAGTTGGCCGGCGTGGTCAAGTCATTGGATTCGATATTCAAAGTGAAGCCCTCACGCTGGCACAGGCCCGGATTCGAAAACAAAATGATGAAGCCAAGCTTGGCTCCATCTCCATGCTTCAACTAAGCCATGATCGAATGGCAGAAGCAGTTCCTGAGTCATGGCTTGGTACGGTTGGTGCAGTTATGTTCAATCTGGGGTACCTGCCTTCAGAAAGTGCAGATTCCTCCATCATCACCGAGACTGACAGCACGATCGCTGCACTCGAGGCTGCACTCGCTTTATTACGTCCTCGCGGAATTATTACGGTTGTGCTCTACCCCGGTCATGACGGAGGGGCACAGGAAGCAGAAGCTGTATTGGACTGGTCCTCTGCCCTTCCGGTGGAACAGGCACAGGTTGTGATCTATCGCCAATTGCAGCGAGAAACTTCTCCTTTTCTGATCGGAATCGAGAAAAAATAA
- the odhB gene encoding 2-oxoglutarate dehydrogenase complex dihydrolipoyllysine-residue succinyltransferase yields the protein MSEIKVPAMGESITEGTVSRWMVKEGDTVNQGDVLLELETDKVNIEISAEESGVLEKIIRQEGETVVIGETIGTLSAGSGGGSGAPASEPAAEEKKAVTPAPEAPTPPPAPVAAAPESSDSAKTASPSARKLARERGIELDQVQSKDPIGRVYQDDVKSHNNQAPAPAAPPASKAPAAPSAPAAGSSTYTKPVERQRMSRRRATIAKRLVEAQQTAAMLTTFNEVDMTAIMDVRKRRKDKFKEKHEINLGFMSFFTKAVVGALKKFPTINAEIDGEDVVLKKYYDIGIAVSAKEGLVVPVVRDADRLGFAEIEKSIADLASKARSNTLALSDLQGGTFTITNGGTFGSLLSTPILNTPQVGILGMHKIQLRPVAIDAERMENRPMMYIALSYDHRIIDGSEAVRFLVTVKELLEDPESLLIEG from the coding sequence GTGAGTGAAATTAAAGTACCTGCAATGGGTGAGTCAATAACTGAGGGAACTGTATCCAGATGGATGGTTAAAGAAGGGGATACCGTTAATCAGGGTGATGTGCTTCTTGAACTGGAAACGGATAAAGTAAATATTGAGATCAGCGCAGAAGAAAGTGGCGTGCTGGAGAAGATCATTCGTCAGGAAGGAGAGACGGTAGTGATCGGTGAAACGATCGGTACACTCTCAGCTGGTTCTGGAGGAGGAAGCGGTGCACCCGCTTCCGAACCAGCAGCTGAAGAGAAAAAGGCCGTTACTCCTGCACCTGAAGCTCCAACACCACCACCAGCACCTGTTGCGGCAGCGCCAGAGTCATCTGATAGTGCTAAGACGGCTTCACCGTCTGCCCGTAAGCTTGCACGTGAACGTGGTATCGAACTGGATCAGGTTCAGAGCAAAGATCCGATTGGACGGGTATACCAGGATGATGTGAAGAGCCATAACAATCAGGCGCCTGCTCCTGCTGCTCCACCTGCGAGTAAAGCTCCAGCAGCACCAAGTGCTCCGGCAGCTGGAAGTTCTACCTATACCAAACCAGTGGAGCGTCAGCGGATGTCTCGCCGTCGTGCAACCATTGCGAAACGTCTGGTAGAGGCTCAGCAAACAGCAGCCATGTTGACTACGTTTAATGAAGTTGATATGACTGCGATCATGGATGTACGTAAACGCCGTAAGGACAAGTTCAAAGAGAAACATGAGATTAACCTGGGCTTCATGTCCTTCTTCACCAAAGCGGTTGTGGGGGCTCTGAAAAAGTTCCCTACAATTAACGCAGAGATTGATGGCGAAGATGTTGTACTCAAAAAGTATTATGATATCGGCATCGCCGTATCTGCGAAGGAAGGACTGGTTGTACCGGTTGTGCGTGATGCCGATCGTCTGGGCTTTGCCGAGATCGAGAAGAGCATTGCGGACCTGGCATCCAAAGCTCGTTCCAACACGCTGGCGTTATCTGATCTGCAAGGTGGAACGTTTACCATCACCAATGGTGGAACATTTGGTTCCTTGTTGTCTACGCCAATTCTGAATACACCTCAAGTGGGTATTTTGGGGATGCATAAGATCCAGCTTCGTCCAGTGGCGATTGATGCAGAGCGGATGGAAAACCGTCCAATGATGTACATCGCGTTGTCCTACGATCATCGGATTATCGACGGTAGTGAAGCTGTTCGTTTCCTCGTGACCGTGAAAGAACTGCTTGAAGACCCGGAATCCCTGTTAATTGAAGGTTAA
- the coaA gene encoding type I pantothenate kinase encodes MNLYSPYIEFNRKEWAELKEHQTTLPLTEAELEQLKGLNEEVSIQEVEDIYLPLTHFIDLYARVSRELNQLTASFMKKEALPTPYIIGIGGSVAVGKSTAARLLQALLARGKNSPKVDLVTTDGFLYPNAVLQEKGIMNRKGFPESYDIKSLIQFMGDVKSGKPEVKAPVYSHLAYDVIQGEEKQICQPDILIIEGINVLQIKKETPLLVSDFFDFSIYIDAEEEHIRHWYVERFKLLRNTAFQNTDSFFHQRFANIDEEETVRTANQIWQDINAKNLHENILPTKGRARLILKKEADHSIGQIQLRKL; translated from the coding sequence ATGAATTTATACTCTCCTTACATCGAGTTTAACCGCAAGGAATGGGCTGAACTTAAAGAACATCAGACCACTCTTCCACTGACGGAAGCCGAATTAGAACAGTTAAAGGGATTGAATGAAGAGGTATCGATTCAAGAAGTCGAAGATATATATTTGCCTCTTACCCACTTTATTGACCTATATGCAAGAGTTTCACGAGAGCTGAATCAACTGACGGCCTCCTTTATGAAAAAAGAAGCCCTCCCCACCCCCTACATCATTGGAATCGGGGGTAGTGTTGCCGTGGGCAAAAGTACTGCAGCCCGCTTGCTACAGGCACTGCTCGCCAGAGGTAAGAATAGCCCGAAGGTTGACCTTGTCACAACCGACGGTTTCTTATATCCCAATGCGGTGTTGCAAGAGAAGGGCATCATGAACCGCAAGGGATTCCCGGAAAGTTATGATATCAAATCCCTGATTCAGTTCATGGGTGATGTGAAATCTGGCAAACCCGAAGTGAAAGCACCCGTCTACTCTCACCTCGCCTACGATGTCATTCAAGGAGAAGAGAAGCAGATCTGTCAACCGGATATTCTCATTATTGAAGGTATCAATGTACTTCAGATCAAAAAGGAAACGCCTTTGCTGGTTAGTGATTTTTTCGATTTTTCCATCTACATTGATGCGGAAGAAGAGCATATACGACACTGGTACGTCGAGCGTTTCAAGCTGCTCCGCAATACAGCGTTCCAGAACACGGATTCCTTTTTCCATCAACGATTCGCCAATATCGATGAAGAAGAAACCGTACGTACGGCCAACCAGATCTGGCAAGATATCAATGCCAAAAACCTGCATGAAAACATTTTGCCAACCAAAGGGCGTGCCAGACTGATTCTGAAAAAGGAAGCCGATCACTCCATTGGACAGATTCAATTGCGCAAACTGTAG
- a CDS encoding DUF3891 family protein: MIVYEREHDFVLTAQHEHGLVAGEMASHWKNELLADAAHRDELILAAKEHDRGWIELDSSPFWNDYSQSPYSFRDFPLRPRFVFYHKGIEEVRKKNLYAGLLCSLMYTELFQKNLGANAQDDDDIRDYLQQEHERQLDWEKQLGGDAEALKQRLQSDVEIMLFCDQLSLFLCMEEPGTPAARYDFFAEGLSCTFDACSRQPIQAEWLSNEKVGLSFFPFDEDFTVVLPYKSVPKASIRKFGMQQAYRRAEWKERRVLITELN; the protein is encoded by the coding sequence ATGATCGTATATGAGAGAGAGCATGATTTTGTTTTGACTGCACAGCATGAGCATGGATTAGTAGCGGGAGAGATGGCTTCCCACTGGAAAAATGAATTACTAGCCGATGCTGCGCATCGGGATGAATTGATTCTAGCTGCCAAGGAACATGACCGTGGCTGGATTGAACTGGATTCATCTCCGTTCTGGAATGATTACAGTCAATCGCCGTATTCGTTTCGTGACTTTCCATTGCGTCCGCGTTTTGTATTCTACCATAAAGGGATTGAAGAAGTTCGTAAGAAAAACCTCTACGCCGGATTATTGTGTAGCTTGATGTACACGGAGCTATTTCAGAAAAATCTGGGGGCCAATGCTCAGGATGATGATGACATCCGAGATTATCTGCAACAAGAACACGAACGTCAGCTGGATTGGGAGAAACAGCTTGGTGGTGATGCTGAAGCACTGAAACAGAGGCTGCAAAGTGATGTGGAGATCATGCTTTTTTGTGATCAGCTCAGTCTGTTTCTCTGTATGGAGGAACCTGGAACACCTGCTGCGCGTTATGATTTTTTTGCAGAAGGGCTCAGTTGTACATTTGATGCCTGTTCCAGACAACCGATTCAGGCAGAGTGGTTATCCAATGAAAAAGTAGGCCTGTCTTTTTTCCCGTTTGATGAGGACTTTACAGTCGTTTTACCTTACAAATCGGTACCAAAGGCAAGTATCCGAAAATTCGGTATGCAACAGGCTTATCGCCGAGCTGAGTGGAAAGAACGTCGTGTGTTGATTACGGAATTGAACTGA
- a CDS encoding DUF423 domain-containing protein: MQTLIILGSIMMFLAVALGAFGAHALKRKLSADMIKIYETGVQYHLIHGLGIILIGLLADRLEYSSLVMLAGWLMFAGIILFSGSLYVLSVTGVRKLGAITPLGGVAFLAGWVMIMIAAL; this comes from the coding sequence TTGCAAACCCTGATTATACTCGGCAGTATTATGATGTTCCTGGCTGTTGCTTTGGGTGCTTTTGGCGCACACGCGCTCAAGCGCAAACTATCCGCTGACATGATCAAAATCTATGAAACCGGTGTTCAATATCACCTCATCCACGGACTTGGGATCATCCTGATCGGACTGCTGGCAGACCGCCTTGAATACTCTTCGCTCGTCATGCTTGCCGGGTGGCTGATGTTCGCCGGGATCATCCTGTTCTCTGGCAGCCTGTACGTTTTAAGTGTAACGGGGGTTCGCAAATTGGGAGCCATTACCCCACTTGGCGGAGTCGCATTTTTGGCTGGATGGGTTATGATCATGATTGCCGCATTGTAA
- a CDS encoding 8-oxo-dGTP diphosphatase, protein MDTRIEILTMCMVWDKMNDQVLLMNRPDRKGFPGYIAPGGKVDFPESIVDGAVREVLEETGLVVNEITYKGLDEFCDPEQGLRYMVFNYLATSFEGQLLQDPPEGELLWVPMKRVFELPMQDWFAERFPRFFQKGTFERSVIWEKSSGRTLQETFMVYSDSVLEQSGTR, encoded by the coding sequence ATGGATACTAGAATAGAGATATTAACGATGTGTATGGTATGGGACAAAATGAATGATCAGGTGTTGTTAATGAATCGGCCGGACCGCAAAGGATTTCCGGGATACATCGCTCCTGGGGGGAAGGTAGACTTTCCGGAGAGTATCGTGGATGGTGCCGTGCGGGAGGTTCTGGAGGAGACGGGGCTAGTAGTCAATGAAATTACGTATAAAGGGCTTGATGAGTTCTGTGATCCCGAACAAGGATTGCGGTACATGGTATTTAACTATTTGGCGACTTCATTCGAGGGTCAGTTATTGCAAGATCCGCCCGAAGGCGAACTGTTATGGGTGCCTATGAAGCGGGTTTTTGAGCTGCCTATGCAGGATTGGTTTGCTGAACGTTTCCCGCGTTTTTTCCAAAAAGGCACTTTTGAGCGGAGCGTGATCTGGGAGAAGTCATCCGGACGTACGCTGCAAGAGACATTTATGGTGTATAGCGATTCCGTACTTGAACAGAGTGGGACCCGATAA
- a CDS encoding alpha/beta fold hydrolase: protein MQESTFALVASEGTRIHVYRWLPDPDCNVKGVVQIAHGMGETAARYAEFADILTQNGYAVYANDHRGHGKTVENAKLLGNAGIDAFRWMASDMINLGEVAAKENPGVPLFLMGHSMGSFLVQHLMYAGHEQYHAFILSGTNGRRGLLRFGEKLAFLQCGIQGATHPSMLLNAIVFGGFNRSFRPATTPFDWLSRDSQEVQRFIDDPLCGAVCTAGFFRDFFKLLLEVHLPHNMERIPKHKPVYLFSGEKDPVGLHGKGVLNLVSQYKKLHLENIEYRLYPDGRHEMLHEINRTEVAQHVVNWLKRNTPDSNTPPSPLNLTETADSI, encoded by the coding sequence ATGCAGGAATCTACCTTTGCCTTGGTCGCTAGTGAAGGTACCCGTATTCATGTGTACCGCTGGCTTCCCGATCCGGATTGTAACGTTAAAGGTGTAGTGCAAATTGCACATGGCATGGGCGAAACGGCAGCCCGATACGCCGAATTTGCCGACATCCTTACCCAAAATGGCTATGCGGTTTATGCCAATGACCATCGGGGTCATGGCAAAACTGTGGAGAATGCCAAGTTGCTTGGTAATGCTGGTATCGATGCCTTCCGCTGGATGGCGAGTGATATGATCAATCTGGGCGAAGTAGCCGCCAAGGAGAATCCTGGGGTGCCCCTGTTTCTAATGGGACACAGCATGGGCTCATTCTTGGTACAACATCTCATGTACGCTGGTCATGAGCAGTACCATGCCTTTATTTTATCCGGGACAAACGGCAGACGCGGTCTGCTCCGGTTTGGAGAGAAACTCGCCTTTTTACAATGCGGCATTCAGGGGGCTACCCACCCCAGCATGCTGCTCAACGCGATTGTATTTGGTGGATTTAATCGCTCTTTCCGCCCTGCAACTACACCGTTTGATTGGTTGTCCCGGGACTCACAAGAGGTTCAGCGATTCATTGATGACCCCCTGTGCGGAGCCGTCTGTACAGCAGGCTTTTTCCGCGACTTTTTCAAATTGCTGCTTGAAGTCCATCTTCCACACAATATGGAGCGCATACCCAAACACAAACCCGTATACCTGTTCTCAGGTGAGAAGGACCCTGTCGGACTTCATGGCAAAGGCGTTCTTAATCTGGTCTCGCAGTATAAGAAACTTCACCTGGAGAATATTGAGTATCGCCTTTATCCGGATGGACGCCATGAAATGCTGCATGAGATTAACCGAACAGAAGTGGCCCAGCACGTTGTGAACTGGCTAAAGCGGAATACCCCTGACTCGAATACACCCCCTAGTCCGTTGAACCTGACTGAGACGGCTGACTCTATATAA
- a CDS encoding GNAT family N-acetyltransferase: protein MKLSFRILDWEEERPYELLLMADPSKAIVDEYLSRGVCFIAEYEGEMVGEFVLLKTRPETAEIVNIAVQEELQGQGVGKHMIKEAMEAARRLGCRILEIGTGNSSFHQLKLYQRCGFRIIGVDRDFFVRHYEEEIIEDGIRCVDMIRLAIDLDAVIEDEKK from the coding sequence ATGAAATTGTCGTTCCGGATTTTGGACTGGGAAGAAGAGAGACCCTACGAACTTTTATTGATGGCTGATCCTTCAAAAGCAATTGTGGATGAGTACCTGAGTCGGGGTGTTTGTTTTATTGCCGAGTATGAAGGAGAGATGGTTGGGGAGTTCGTATTGTTGAAGACTCGTCCAGAGACTGCGGAGATTGTTAATATTGCCGTACAGGAAGAACTGCAGGGACAAGGTGTAGGCAAACACATGATTAAGGAAGCGATGGAAGCTGCACGTAGATTGGGCTGCCGGATTCTCGAGATAGGGACGGGCAACTCCAGCTTTCATCAATTGAAGTTATACCAACGTTGCGGTTTCCGCATTATCGGGGTAGACCGTGACTTCTTTGTGAGGCATTATGAGGAAGAGATTATAGAGGATGGTATCCGCTGTGTGGATATGATCCGTTTGGCCATAGATCTGGATGCTGTTATAGAGGATGAAAAGAAATAG
- a CDS encoding 2-oxoglutarate dehydrogenase E1 component produces the protein MTIVEGNKKPWESYYGPNMGYVQEQYELFTQDPGSVTPAYRELFEQWGAPPMSGRDARTTLNSGNAQSASGSVDIQLLQKAVTAGKLVWNIRTYGHLAADIDPLGISEDTDTSLLEPQHFELNEEDLKALPASLIWEGADGQTATGWDAIQRLRQIYTGPMAYEFSHVHEVQEREWLNRRAESRTSPAPLTSKERKALLERLVEVEQFEDYLHKTFVGQKRFSIEGNDVLVPMLDEAVRIMAEAGSSHILMGMAHRGRLNVLAHVLGKPYSKIFSEFHHAPNKDLVPSEGSTGINYGWTGDVKYHMGANRFVKDGETVQARLTLANNPSHLEYVNPVVQGFARAAQDDRRDPGYPKQDVTKAATILMHGDAAFPGEGIVAETLNFKALPGYQNGGTIHIIVNNRLGFTTDSGDSRSTYYASDLAKGYEIPIVHVNADNPEACIAAIRMAAEYRNRFKKDFLIDLIGYRRYGHNETDDPETTQPIVYDKVKNHPTVSHLYQDQLKEESIIDDASITSIRDGVTNKLKEAYDQMKKNEVHEYYQRKISEPEAVTITPTAVPLENLRSINADLLKWPENFNVYPKLQRILQRRSTSLNEGEKVDWSLAETLAFATILADGKPIRISGQDTERATFAHRNLVLHDSENGAKFCPLHHLPQARASFAIYNSPLSEESVVGFEYGYNVYSPDTLVIWEAQFGDFANCAQVIFDQFVSAGRAKWSQKSSLVMLLPHANEGQGPEHTSARLERFLQLCAEDNMTVANLSSASQYFHLLRRQASLTETEDARPLVMMSPKSLIRNPRVASPAVEFSEGKFELVLEQAGLGTQPDRVERIILCSGKIAIDLEDAFEKDKADWSWLHIIRVEQLYPFPAEEIKRILARFSNVKELVWVQEENKNMGAWTYMEPRLREVAPEGTTVRYEGRPEHASPSSGYQLVHSMEQQQIITSALKQTTKNNIPLGR, from the coding sequence ATGACGATCGTGGAAGGCAACAAGAAGCCCTGGGAAAGTTACTATGGCCCCAATATGGGATACGTACAGGAACAATATGAATTATTCACTCAAGACCCTGGTTCGGTTACACCGGCTTATCGTGAACTATTTGAACAATGGGGTGCACCGCCGATGTCTGGCAGGGATGCACGCACAACCTTGAATTCCGGCAACGCCCAATCTGCTTCCGGAAGCGTAGACATTCAACTATTACAGAAAGCGGTTACAGCGGGTAAACTGGTATGGAACATCCGTACCTATGGTCATCTTGCTGCAGATATAGATCCGCTTGGAATCAGTGAAGATACAGACACATCTTTGCTGGAACCTCAGCATTTTGAATTAAACGAAGAAGATCTGAAAGCTTTGCCTGCTTCCCTGATCTGGGAAGGTGCAGATGGGCAGACAGCAACCGGATGGGATGCAATCCAACGCTTGCGTCAGATTTACACTGGACCCATGGCCTATGAATTCAGTCATGTGCACGAAGTACAAGAACGTGAGTGGCTGAATCGTCGTGCGGAATCCCGGACATCACCAGCTCCGCTTACGTCGAAAGAACGTAAGGCTTTGCTGGAACGTTTGGTTGAAGTCGAGCAATTTGAAGATTATCTTCACAAAACATTTGTTGGGCAGAAACGTTTCTCCATCGAAGGTAACGATGTGCTTGTGCCGATGCTGGACGAAGCTGTTCGCATCATGGCAGAAGCCGGATCAAGCCACATTCTGATGGGGATGGCCCACCGTGGACGGTTAAATGTACTGGCTCATGTTTTGGGCAAACCGTACAGCAAAATTTTCTCTGAATTTCATCATGCTCCGAACAAAGATTTGGTTCCATCGGAAGGTTCGACTGGAATCAACTACGGTTGGACGGGGGATGTCAAATATCATATGGGTGCCAACCGTTTTGTAAAAGACGGGGAAACTGTACAGGCACGCCTTACTCTGGCGAATAACCCGAGCCATCTGGAATACGTTAATCCGGTTGTACAAGGGTTTGCACGTGCGGCTCAGGATGACCGTCGTGACCCTGGATATCCGAAGCAGGACGTGACAAAGGCAGCTACCATTTTGATGCACGGTGATGCAGCATTCCCTGGAGAAGGGATCGTTGCAGAGACCCTTAACTTCAAAGCTCTGCCAGGGTATCAGAATGGCGGAACCATCCATATTATCGTCAACAATCGTCTGGGTTTCACTACAGATAGCGGTGATTCCCGTTCAACGTATTACGCAAGTGACCTTGCTAAAGGGTACGAAATTCCGATTGTACACGTGAATGCGGACAATCCGGAAGCTTGTATTGCAGCCATTCGTATGGCAGCCGAGTATCGCAATCGTTTCAAAAAGGATTTCCTGATCGACTTGATCGGTTACCGTCGCTACGGCCATAACGAAACCGATGATCCCGAAACGACTCAACCTATCGTTTATGACAAGGTGAAAAACCATCCAACGGTAAGTCACTTGTATCAGGATCAGTTGAAAGAGGAATCGATTATCGATGATGCATCCATTACGAGCATTCGCGATGGAGTAACGAACAAATTAAAAGAAGCTTATGACCAGATGAAGAAAAATGAAGTACATGAATATTATCAGCGGAAAATCAGTGAGCCGGAGGCTGTTACGATTACTCCGACTGCGGTACCGCTTGAGAATCTTCGCAGCATTAATGCCGATCTGCTGAAATGGCCTGAGAACTTCAATGTGTATCCGAAGTTACAGCGAATTTTGCAACGCCGGAGCACTTCCCTGAACGAAGGGGAAAAAGTGGATTGGAGCCTTGCGGAGACACTCGCATTTGCAACCATTCTGGCAGATGGCAAGCCAATTCGGATTAGTGGACAGGATACCGAGCGTGCTACATTCGCTCATCGGAATCTGGTGTTGCATGATTCGGAGAATGGAGCAAAGTTCTGCCCATTACATCACTTGCCACAGGCAAGAGCATCCTTTGCAATCTATAACAGTCCGTTGTCTGAAGAATCCGTTGTTGGATTCGAATACGGATATAACGTATATTCACCCGATACACTGGTCATCTGGGAAGCTCAATTCGGTGACTTTGCCAACTGTGCACAGGTTATCTTTGATCAGTTTGTATCAGCGGGTCGTGCCAAATGGTCTCAGAAATCCAGTCTGGTCATGTTGCTTCCACATGCGAATGAGGGTCAGGGACCTGAGCATACAAGTGCTCGTCTTGAACGCTTCCTGCAGCTTTGTGCAGAAGACAACATGACGGTTGCCAACTTGTCGAGTGCTTCGCAGTACTTCCACTTGTTGCGTCGTCAAGCTTCGTTGACTGAAACGGAAGATGCTCGTCCACTTGTGATGATGTCACCAAAAAGTCTCATTCGGAATCCGCGTGTTGCTTCACCGGCAGTCGAATTCAGTGAAGGCAAGTTTGAGCTTGTGCTGGAGCAAGCTGGACTGGGTACACAGCCGGATCGCGTAGAGCGCATTATTTTGTGCAGTGGCAAGATTGCCATTGACCTGGAAGATGCTTTTGAAAAAGATAAAGCAGATTGGTCATGGCTTCACATCATTCGAGTGGAACAGCTATATCCGTTCCCGGCAGAAGAGATTAAACGCATACTCGCACGTTTCAGCAATGTAAAAGAACTGGTATGGGTACAGGAAGAAAACAAAAACATGGGTGCCTGGACATACATGGAGCCTCGTCTTCGTGAAGTTGCCCCTGAAGGCACAACCGTTAGATACGAAGGTCGCCCGGAACACGCAAGTCCTTCCAGCGGTTATCAGCTTGTGCATAGTATGGAACAGCAACAGATTATTACATCTGCGTTGAAACAAACGACGAAGAATAATATTCCACTGGGGAGGTAA